A region of Takifugu flavidus isolate HTHZ2018 chromosome 2, ASM371156v2, whole genome shotgun sequence DNA encodes the following proteins:
- the madd gene encoding MAP kinase-activating death domain protein isoform X38, which yields MEKKKMCPRLLDYLVVVGARQPSSDSFAQTPQLLRRYPLEDHHDFPLPPDVVFFCQPEGCLSIRQRRVSLRDDSSFVFTLTDKDSGITRYGICVNFYRSFQRGHHRARGDKSTHADMAARGAETASEGSDGSGPPPALSPPNNAEVAPPPTSEEEGGGQLGGEQNAGKSPQHRRSTAKMAARNRYSTLTSLCILSHYPFFSTFRECLYILKRLVDCCSQRLTQRAGLPRATQRDTMWRVFTGALSVEEKGSQLLADLREIESWMYRLLRSPVPVAGQRRVDVEVLPHELKRALTFALPENSRFCLVDFPLHLPLELLGVDACLQVLSCVLLEHKVILQSRDYNALSMSVMAFVAMIYPLEYMFPVIPLLPTCMASAEQLLLAPTPYIIGVPASFFLYKAEFKIPDDVWLVDLDSSKVIAPTNAEILPPLPEPEAMELKKHLKQALASMSMNTQPILNLEKFQEGQELPLLPPGRDKASPSSTEFNPLIYGNDVDSVDVATRVAMVRFFNSSNVLQGFQMHTRTLRLFPRPVVAFRSSSFLASRPRRSSFADKLSHTQAVEFFGEWALNPSNLAFQRIHNNVYDPSLIGDKPKWYAHQLQPVVYRVYDGSSQLVEAMAGPLEDDGNESDPTDSGSDSDAYDDSSSSYSSLGDLVSEMIQGDIHGDTTSLDPPTHAALGDASEVEFQDFREVNHGCDGPPSEEGTGEPSDGQPLRSSSSTTASSSPSTIIQGVNHELEAPEMEASASAALQNPVPALCSQPFLRPPADAGLVEPAGKKQEYDNPYFEPQYGFPSEDDPDAEEQVETYTPRFNQNLSDNKAQRPLRPSSLRLPGESDGEGDSRNSSPNSTISNSSNDGFGGLMSFASNLYKNHGTSFSLSNLALPNKAARDKATPFPSLKGARAPRALVDQKSSVIKHSPTVKRESPSPQGRVNNTSENQQFLKEVVQSVLDGQGVGWLNMKKVRRLLENEQLRLFVLSKLNRAVHTEEDARQEIIRDVEVSRKVYKGMLDILKCTVSSLEHSYTNAGLGGMASVFSLLEIARTHYQTKDPEKRKRSPTDSVGSPGSKESPSARAETSRPQGFLNVPHLQLPHHTTGRGARHFDTRSLNEENFIASIELWSKHQDNQKAMEKPQSSEGAKQQRPLVADAEEKKSQISADSGLSVTSGSQKSDTESITSSEPPALTRSTSQDSEASTISNSSGETLGADSDLSSTAGDGPAGRIAPHLNQSRGTLSDSEIETNPATSTVFGKTHTRKPGIKDHSHTLAKGQPAQPLEDISMRIYLCEGLLGRDKSSVWDQLEDAAMETFSLSKERSTLWDQLQFWEDAFLDAVMLEREGMGMDQGPQEMIERYLSLGDHDRKRLEDDEDRLLATLLHNMIAYMLMMKLNKNDIRKKVRRLMGKSHIGLTYSQEINEILDKLADMNGRELPIRPSGSRHIKKQTFVVHAGTDTTGDIFFMEVCDDCIVLRSNIGTVYERWWYEKLINMTYCPKTKVLCLWRRNGQETQLNKFYTKKCRELYYCVKDSMERAAARQQSIKPGPELGGEFPVQDMKTGEGGLLQVTLEGINLKFMHSQVFIELSHIKKCNTVKGVFVLEEFVPETKEVVIHKYKTPMAHQICYSVLCLFSYVAAVKGKEAEGKPKTLSPRPLPS from the exons atggagaaaaagaaaatgtgcccTCGCCTTCTGGACTACCTGGTGGTGGTCGGAGCGAG ACAACCAAGCAGCGATAGCTTTGCCCAGACCCCCCAGCTCCTCCGCCGGTACCCTCTTGAGGACCACCACGACTTCCCGCTTCCTCCGGATGTGGTGTTCTTTTGCCAACCTGAGGGCTGCCTGAGCATACGGCAGCGGAGGGTCAGCCTTCGGGACGACTCCTCCTTCGTTTTCACTCTGACCGACAAGGACTCAGGAATCACCCGCTATGGCATCTGCGTCAACTTCTACCGCTCCTTTCAGCGCGGCCACCACCGCGCTCGCGGGGACAAAAGCACCCACGCGGACATGGCGGCCAGGGGTGCGGAGACGGCCAGCGAAGGCTCCGATGGCAGCGGGCCTCCTCCTGCATTGTCTCCACCTAACAATGCTGAGGTggcacccccacccacctctgAAGAGGAGGGCGGCGGACAGTTGGGCGGCGAGCAAAATGCTGGCAAGTCCCCGCAGCACAGAAGAAGCACTGCTAAGATGGCCGCCCGGAACCGCTACAGCACACTGACCTCATTGTGCATCCTTAGCCATTACCCCTTTTTCTCTACCTTCAGGGAGTGTTTATATATTCTCAAGAGGCTGGTGGATTGCTGCAGCCAGAGGTTAACCCAGAGGGCTGGGCTACCTCGGGCCACCCAACG ggACACCATGTGGCGTGTGTTCACCGGGGCTCTGTCggtggaggagaaaggaagCCAGCTGCTAGCCGACTTGCGGGAGATTGAGTCCTGGATGTACAGGCTGCTGCGGTCGCCTGTACCAGTGGCAGGCCAGAGGCGTGTGGATGTGGAAGTCCTGCCCCATGAACTCAAGCGGGCGCTCACCTTTGCCCTGCCAGAAAACTCCCGGTTCTGTTTGGTTGACTTCCCGTTGCACCTtccactggagctgctgggcgtGGACGCCTGTCTTCAGGTTCTCAGTTGTGTCCTTCTAGAGCACAAG GTCATTCTTCAGTCCAGAGACTACAATGCTTTATCCATGAGTGTCATGGCTTTTGTTGCCATGATCTACCCTCTGGAGTACATGTTCCCTGTCATCCCCTTACTGCCAACCTGCATGGCCTCTGCTGAACAG TTGCTTCTGGCCCCCACTCCCTACATTATCGGTGTCCCGGCCAGTTTCTTCCTCTACAAAGCCGAGTTCAAAATACCAGACGACGTGTGGCTTGTGGACCTGGACAGCAGCAAG GTCATCGCGCCCACTAATGCCGAGATTCTTCCACCTCTTCCAGAACCTGAAGCAatggagctgaagaagcatCTAAAGCAG GCTTTGGCCAGTATGAGCATGAACACGCAGCCAATTCTGAACTTGGAGAAGTTCCAGGAAGGTCAGGAGCTGCCTCTGTTGCCGCCAGGACGTGACAAAGCTTCACCCTCCTCTACAGAGTTCAATCCTCTAATTTATGGCAACGATGTTGATTCAGTGGATGTGGCCACCAG GGTTGCCATGGTTCGATTCTTCAACTCCTCAAATGTTCTCCAAGGGTTTCAGATGCACACTCGCACGTTGCGTCTCTTTCCCCGACCCGTGGTGGCGTTCCGATCATCATCATTTCTTGCTTCTCGGCCAAGGCGCTCCAGCTTTGCAGACAAACTCTCTCACACCCAGGCTGTGGAATTCTTTGGAGAATGGGCTCTAAATCCTTCCAACCTTGCTTTTCAGAGGATACACAACA acgTGTACGACCCATCACTGATTGGAGACAAGCCCAAGTGGTATGCTCACCAGTTACAACCAGTGGTCTACAGAGTGTACGATGGAAGCTCCCAGTTGGTTGAAGCCATGGCTGGTCCTTTGGAGGATGATGGAAATGAGTCGGACCCCACAGACAG CGGGAGTGACAGCGACGCATATGACGACTCCAGCTCTTCGTATTCCTCCCTCGGAGACCTTGTTAGTGAGATGATCCAAGGAGACATTCATGGAGACACAACCA GCTTGGACCCGCCTACCCATGCTGCACTGGGAGACGCTAGCGAGGTTGAATTTCAAGACTTCAGGGAGGTCAATCACGGGTGTGATGGTCCCCCCAGTGAAGAGGGAACCGGCGAGCCCTCTGATGGACAGCCCCTCCGCTCAAGCTCCAGCACAACAGCGAGCTCAAGTCCCAGCACAATCATCCAGGGAGTCAACCAT GAGTTGGAAGCACCTGAGATGGAAGCGTCGGccagtgctgctctgcagaaCCCTGTACCTGCTCTGTGCAGTCAGCCGTTCCTcagacctcctgctgatgctggCCTGGTGGAGCCAGCTGGTAAAAAGCAAGAGTATGACAACCCATACTTTGAGCCTCAGTACGGCTTCCCCTCAGAGGATGACCCAGATGCGGAGGAGCAAGTGGAGACGTACACGCCGCGGTTTAACCAGAATCTCAGCGACAACAA ggcACAACGTCCGTTAAGACCAAGTAGCCTGAGGCTTCCCGGAGAATCTGACGGGGAGGGAGACTCCCGCAACAGTTCGCCAAACTCCACCATTTCCAACAGCAGCAACGATGGGTTTGGAGGACTGATGTCTTTTGCAA GCAATCTCTATAAGAACCACGGCACCAGTTTCAGTCTGTCCAATCTTGCACTTCCCAACAAGGCGGCGAGAGACAAAGCGACGCCTTTCCCCAGTCTGAAAG GTGCACGTGCACCTCGAGCACTGGTGGATCAGAAGTCCTCCGTGATCAAGCACAGTCCTACAGTGAAAAGAGAGTCGCCATCTCCTCAGGGAAGAGTCAACAATACGAG CGAGAACCAGCAGTTCCTGAAGGAGGTGGTGCAGAGTGTTCTGGATGGGCAGGGAGTCGGCTGGCTCAACATGAAGAAAGTGCGCCGCCTGTTGGAGAACGAGCAGCTCCGTCTGTTTGTCCTCAGTAAGCTGAACAGAGCCGTCCACACAGAGGAAGACGCCAGACAAGAGATCATTCGTGATGTG GAGGTGAGCAGAAAAGTGTACAAAGGCATGCTGGACATCTTGAAGTGCACCGTTTCCAGTCTGGAGCACTCGTACACTAACGCAGGTCTTGGAGGAATGGCCAGCGTCTTCAGCTTACTGGAAATAGCGCGCACGCATTACCAAACCAAAG ACCCAGAAAAACGCAAGCGAAGCCCCACAGACAGTGTCGGCAGCCCGGGCAGCAAAGAGAGTCCTTCGGCTCGAGCGGAGACCAGCAGACCTCAGGGCTTTCTGAATGTGCCCCATCTCCAGCTGCCGCACCACACCACGGGCAGAGGAGCCCGCCATTTTGATACCCGGAGTCTTAACGAGGAGAACTTTATTGCCTCGATTG AATTGTGGAGCAAGCACCAGGATAATCAAAAAGCTATGGAAAAACCACAGA gttctgagGGAGCCaagcagcagcgccccctggtggcagatGCAGAGGAGAAGAAATCGCAGATCAGTGCTGATAGTGGCCTCAGCGTCACCTCTGGATCCCAG AAAAGCGACACGGAGTCGATAACGAGCTCCGAGCCGCCCGCCCTGACGAGAAGCACCAGCCAAGACTCAGAGGCCAGCACA ATAAGCAATAGTTCCGGAGAGACCCTGGGCGCTGACAGTGACCTGAGCAGCACGGCAGGAGACGGGCCCGCCGGAAGAATCGCTCCACATTTAAATCAGTCCAGAGGGACGCTGTCTGACAGCGAGATTGAAACCAATCCAGCCACCAGCACAGTGTTT GGGAAGACTCACACCCGGAAGCCAGGCATCAAAGATCACTCACACACCCTGGCCAAGGGTCAGCCTGCACAGCCCCTGGAGGACATCAGCATGAGGATTTACCTCTGCGAGGGCCTGTTGG GTCGGGATAAGAGCTCCGTTTGGGATCAACTAGAGGATGCTGCCATGGAAACCTTTTCTCTAA GTAAAGAACGTTCCACGCTGTGGGACCAGCTGCAGTTCTGGGAGGACGCCTTCCTGGACGCAGTGATGTTGGAGCGGGAGGGGATGGGGATGGACCAGGGCCCACAGGAGATGATCGAGAG ATACCTGTCGTTGGGAGACCACGACCGCAAGCGTCTGGAGGACGATGAAGACAGGCTCCTGGCCACCTTGCTGCACAACATGATTGCTTACATGTTGATGATGAAA ttGAACAAAAATGACATCAGGAAGAAAGTGAGGCGTCTGATGGGGAAGTCCCACATCGGCCTCACGTACAGCCAAGAGATCAATGAGATTCTGGACAAACTGGCCGACATG AACGGCCGCGAGCTTCCCATCAGGCCCAGCGGGAGCCGTCACATCAAGAAGCAAACGTTTGTTGTGCACGCCGGCACGGACACCACAGGCGACATCTTCTTCATGGAG GTGTGCGACGACTGCATAGTCCTGCGCAGCAACATCGGCACGGTCTACGAGCGCTGGTGGTACGAGAAGCTCATCAACATGACCTACTGCCCCAAGACCAAGGTGTTGTGTCTGTGGAGGCGCAACGGCCAGGAGACGCAGCTCAACAAGTTCTATACCAAAAAG TGTCGTGAACTCTACTACTGTGTCAAAGACAGTATGGAGAGGGCTGCAGCCAGGCAGCAGAGCATCAAACCAG gtCCAGAATTAGGTGGAGAGTTTCCCGTCCAGGACATGAAAACTGGCGAAggtgggctgctgcaggtcacgcTGGAGGGAATCAACCTGAAATTCATGCACAGCCAG gttTTCATAGAGCTGAGTCACATTAAAAAGTGCAATACAGTGAAGGGAGTCTTTGTCCTGGAGGAATTTG TTCCTGAAACTAAAGAAGTGGTGATCCACAAGTACAAGACCCCCATG GCACATCAGATCTGTTACTCCGTCCTTTGCCTTTTCTCCTATGTGGCGGCGGTGAAGGGGAAGGAGGCTGAAGGAAAACCCAAGACCCTGTCGCCGAGACCCCTTCCCAGCTAG
- the madd gene encoding MAP kinase-activating death domain protein isoform X5 has protein sequence MEKKKMCPRLLDYLVVVGARQPSSDSFAQTPQLLRRYPLEDHHDFPLPPDVVFFCQPEGCLSIRQRRVSLRDDSSFVFTLTDKDSGITRYGICVNFYRSFQRGHHRARGDKSTHADMAARGAETASEGSDGSGPPPALSPPNNAEVAPPPTSEEEGGGQLGGEQNAGKSPQHRRSTAKMAARNRYSTLTSLCILSHYPFFSTFRECLYILKRLVDCCSQRLTQRAGLPRATQRDTMWRVFTGALSVEEKGSQLLADLREIESWMYRLLRSPVPVAGQRRVDVEVLPHELKRALTFALPENSRFCLVDFPLHLPLELLGVDACLQVLSCVLLEHKVILQSRDYNALSMSVMAFVAMIYPLEYMFPVIPLLPTCMASAEQLLLAPTPYIIGVPASFFLYKAEFKIPDDVWLVDLDSSKVIAPTNAEILPPLPEPEAMELKKHLKQCLVRLTVITQKQIFSSENKALASMSMNTQPILNLEKFQEGQELPLLPPGRDKASPSSTEFNPLIYGNDVDSVDVATRVAMVRFFNSSNVLQGFQMHTRTLRLFPRPVVAFRSSSFLASRPRRSSFADKLSHTQAVEFFGEWALNPSNLAFQRIHNNVYDPSLIGDKPKWYAHQLQPVVYRVYDGSSQLVEAMAGPLEDDGNESDPTDSGSDSDAYDDSSSSYSSLGDLVSEMIQGDIHGDTTSLDPPTHAALGDASEVEFQDFREVNHGCDGPPSEEGTGEPSDGQPLRSSSSTTASSSPSTIIQGVNHELEAPEMEASASAALQNPVPALCSQPFLRPPADAGLVEPAGKKQEYDNPYFEPQYGFPSEDDPDAEEQVETYTPRFNQNLSDNKAQRPLRPSSLRLPGESDGEGDSRNSSPNSTISNSSNDGFGGLMSFASNLYKNHGTSFSLSNLALPNKAARDKATPFPSLKDPPDNVVFGLNSLMEIITEAGPGSGEGARAPRALVDQKSSVIKHSPTVKRESPSPQGRVNNTSENQQFLKEVVQSVLDGQGVGWLNMKKVRRLLENEQLRLFVLSKLNRAVHTEEDARQEIIRDVEVSRKVYKGMLDILKCTVSSLEHSYTNAGLGGMASVFSLLEIARTHYQTKDPEKRKRSPTDSVGSPGSKESPSARAETSRPQGFLNVPHLQLPHHTTGRGARHFDTRSLNEENFIASIGSEGAKQQRPLVADAEEKKSQISADSGLSVTSGSQKSDTESITSSEPPALTRSTSQDSEASTISNSSGETLGADSDLSSTAGDGPAGRIAPHLNQSRGTLSDSEIETNPATSTVFGKTHTRKPGIKDHSHTLAKGQPAQPLEDISMRIYLCEGLLGRDKSSVWDQLEDAAMETFSLSKERSTLWDQLQFWEDAFLDAVMLEREGMGMDQGPQEMIERYLSLGDHDRKRLEDDEDRLLATLLHNMIAYMLMMKLNKNDIRKKVRRLMGKSHIGLTYSQEINEILDKLADMNGRELPIRPSGSRHIKKQTFVVHAGTDTTGDIFFMEVCDDCIVLRSNIGTVYERWWYEKLINMTYCPKTKVLCLWRRNGQETQLNKFYTKKCRELYYCVKDSMERAAARQQSIKPGPELGGEFPVQDMKTGEGGLLQVTLEGINLKFMHSQVFIELSHIKKCNTVKGVFVLEEFVPETKEVVIHKYKTPMAHQICYSVLCLFSYVAAVKGKEAEGKPKTLSPRPLPS, from the exons atggagaaaaagaaaatgtgcccTCGCCTTCTGGACTACCTGGTGGTGGTCGGAGCGAG ACAACCAAGCAGCGATAGCTTTGCCCAGACCCCCCAGCTCCTCCGCCGGTACCCTCTTGAGGACCACCACGACTTCCCGCTTCCTCCGGATGTGGTGTTCTTTTGCCAACCTGAGGGCTGCCTGAGCATACGGCAGCGGAGGGTCAGCCTTCGGGACGACTCCTCCTTCGTTTTCACTCTGACCGACAAGGACTCAGGAATCACCCGCTATGGCATCTGCGTCAACTTCTACCGCTCCTTTCAGCGCGGCCACCACCGCGCTCGCGGGGACAAAAGCACCCACGCGGACATGGCGGCCAGGGGTGCGGAGACGGCCAGCGAAGGCTCCGATGGCAGCGGGCCTCCTCCTGCATTGTCTCCACCTAACAATGCTGAGGTggcacccccacccacctctgAAGAGGAGGGCGGCGGACAGTTGGGCGGCGAGCAAAATGCTGGCAAGTCCCCGCAGCACAGAAGAAGCACTGCTAAGATGGCCGCCCGGAACCGCTACAGCACACTGACCTCATTGTGCATCCTTAGCCATTACCCCTTTTTCTCTACCTTCAGGGAGTGTTTATATATTCTCAAGAGGCTGGTGGATTGCTGCAGCCAGAGGTTAACCCAGAGGGCTGGGCTACCTCGGGCCACCCAACG ggACACCATGTGGCGTGTGTTCACCGGGGCTCTGTCggtggaggagaaaggaagCCAGCTGCTAGCCGACTTGCGGGAGATTGAGTCCTGGATGTACAGGCTGCTGCGGTCGCCTGTACCAGTGGCAGGCCAGAGGCGTGTGGATGTGGAAGTCCTGCCCCATGAACTCAAGCGGGCGCTCACCTTTGCCCTGCCAGAAAACTCCCGGTTCTGTTTGGTTGACTTCCCGTTGCACCTtccactggagctgctgggcgtGGACGCCTGTCTTCAGGTTCTCAGTTGTGTCCTTCTAGAGCACAAG GTCATTCTTCAGTCCAGAGACTACAATGCTTTATCCATGAGTGTCATGGCTTTTGTTGCCATGATCTACCCTCTGGAGTACATGTTCCCTGTCATCCCCTTACTGCCAACCTGCATGGCCTCTGCTGAACAG TTGCTTCTGGCCCCCACTCCCTACATTATCGGTGTCCCGGCCAGTTTCTTCCTCTACAAAGCCGAGTTCAAAATACCAGACGACGTGTGGCTTGTGGACCTGGACAGCAGCAAG GTCATCGCGCCCACTAATGCCGAGATTCTTCCACCTCTTCCAGAACCTGAAGCAatggagctgaagaagcatCTAAAGCAG TGTCTGGTCAGGTTGACCGTGATCACCCAAAAGCAGATCTTCTCATCTGAAAATAAG GCTTTGGCCAGTATGAGCATGAACACGCAGCCAATTCTGAACTTGGAGAAGTTCCAGGAAGGTCAGGAGCTGCCTCTGTTGCCGCCAGGACGTGACAAAGCTTCACCCTCCTCTACAGAGTTCAATCCTCTAATTTATGGCAACGATGTTGATTCAGTGGATGTGGCCACCAG GGTTGCCATGGTTCGATTCTTCAACTCCTCAAATGTTCTCCAAGGGTTTCAGATGCACACTCGCACGTTGCGTCTCTTTCCCCGACCCGTGGTGGCGTTCCGATCATCATCATTTCTTGCTTCTCGGCCAAGGCGCTCCAGCTTTGCAGACAAACTCTCTCACACCCAGGCTGTGGAATTCTTTGGAGAATGGGCTCTAAATCCTTCCAACCTTGCTTTTCAGAGGATACACAACA acgTGTACGACCCATCACTGATTGGAGACAAGCCCAAGTGGTATGCTCACCAGTTACAACCAGTGGTCTACAGAGTGTACGATGGAAGCTCCCAGTTGGTTGAAGCCATGGCTGGTCCTTTGGAGGATGATGGAAATGAGTCGGACCCCACAGACAG CGGGAGTGACAGCGACGCATATGACGACTCCAGCTCTTCGTATTCCTCCCTCGGAGACCTTGTTAGTGAGATGATCCAAGGAGACATTCATGGAGACACAACCA GCTTGGACCCGCCTACCCATGCTGCACTGGGAGACGCTAGCGAGGTTGAATTTCAAGACTTCAGGGAGGTCAATCACGGGTGTGATGGTCCCCCCAGTGAAGAGGGAACCGGCGAGCCCTCTGATGGACAGCCCCTCCGCTCAAGCTCCAGCACAACAGCGAGCTCAAGTCCCAGCACAATCATCCAGGGAGTCAACCAT GAGTTGGAAGCACCTGAGATGGAAGCGTCGGccagtgctgctctgcagaaCCCTGTACCTGCTCTGTGCAGTCAGCCGTTCCTcagacctcctgctgatgctggCCTGGTGGAGCCAGCTGGTAAAAAGCAAGAGTATGACAACCCATACTTTGAGCCTCAGTACGGCTTCCCCTCAGAGGATGACCCAGATGCGGAGGAGCAAGTGGAGACGTACACGCCGCGGTTTAACCAGAATCTCAGCGACAACAA ggcACAACGTCCGTTAAGACCAAGTAGCCTGAGGCTTCCCGGAGAATCTGACGGGGAGGGAGACTCCCGCAACAGTTCGCCAAACTCCACCATTTCCAACAGCAGCAACGATGGGTTTGGAGGACTGATGTCTTTTGCAA GCAATCTCTATAAGAACCACGGCACCAGTTTCAGTCTGTCCAATCTTGCACTTCCCAACAAGGCGGCGAGAGACAAAGCGACGCCTTTCCCCAGTCTGAAAG ATCCACCTGACAACGTGG TATTTGGGCTAAATTCTCTAATGGAGATAATTACAGAGGCCGGCCCGGGGAGCGGAGAAG GTGCACGTGCACCTCGAGCACTGGTGGATCAGAAGTCCTCCGTGATCAAGCACAGTCCTACAGTGAAAAGAGAGTCGCCATCTCCTCAGGGAAGAGTCAACAATACGAG CGAGAACCAGCAGTTCCTGAAGGAGGTGGTGCAGAGTGTTCTGGATGGGCAGGGAGTCGGCTGGCTCAACATGAAGAAAGTGCGCCGCCTGTTGGAGAACGAGCAGCTCCGTCTGTTTGTCCTCAGTAAGCTGAACAGAGCCGTCCACACAGAGGAAGACGCCAGACAAGAGATCATTCGTGATGTG GAGGTGAGCAGAAAAGTGTACAAAGGCATGCTGGACATCTTGAAGTGCACCGTTTCCAGTCTGGAGCACTCGTACACTAACGCAGGTCTTGGAGGAATGGCCAGCGTCTTCAGCTTACTGGAAATAGCGCGCACGCATTACCAAACCAAAG ACCCAGAAAAACGCAAGCGAAGCCCCACAGACAGTGTCGGCAGCCCGGGCAGCAAAGAGAGTCCTTCGGCTCGAGCGGAGACCAGCAGACCTCAGGGCTTTCTGAATGTGCCCCATCTCCAGCTGCCGCACCACACCACGGGCAGAGGAGCCCGCCATTTTGATACCCGGAGTCTTAACGAGGAGAACTTTATTGCCTCGATTG gttctgagGGAGCCaagcagcagcgccccctggtggcagatGCAGAGGAGAAGAAATCGCAGATCAGTGCTGATAGTGGCCTCAGCGTCACCTCTGGATCCCAG AAAAGCGACACGGAGTCGATAACGAGCTCCGAGCCGCCCGCCCTGACGAGAAGCACCAGCCAAGACTCAGAGGCCAGCACA ATAAGCAATAGTTCCGGAGAGACCCTGGGCGCTGACAGTGACCTGAGCAGCACGGCAGGAGACGGGCCCGCCGGAAGAATCGCTCCACATTTAAATCAGTCCAGAGGGACGCTGTCTGACAGCGAGATTGAAACCAATCCAGCCACCAGCACAGTGTTT GGGAAGACTCACACCCGGAAGCCAGGCATCAAAGATCACTCACACACCCTGGCCAAGGGTCAGCCTGCACAGCCCCTGGAGGACATCAGCATGAGGATTTACCTCTGCGAGGGCCTGTTGG GTCGGGATAAGAGCTCCGTTTGGGATCAACTAGAGGATGCTGCCATGGAAACCTTTTCTCTAA GTAAAGAACGTTCCACGCTGTGGGACCAGCTGCAGTTCTGGGAGGACGCCTTCCTGGACGCAGTGATGTTGGAGCGGGAGGGGATGGGGATGGACCAGGGCCCACAGGAGATGATCGAGAG ATACCTGTCGTTGGGAGACCACGACCGCAAGCGTCTGGAGGACGATGAAGACAGGCTCCTGGCCACCTTGCTGCACAACATGATTGCTTACATGTTGATGATGAAA ttGAACAAAAATGACATCAGGAAGAAAGTGAGGCGTCTGATGGGGAAGTCCCACATCGGCCTCACGTACAGCCAAGAGATCAATGAGATTCTGGACAAACTGGCCGACATG AACGGCCGCGAGCTTCCCATCAGGCCCAGCGGGAGCCGTCACATCAAGAAGCAAACGTTTGTTGTGCACGCCGGCACGGACACCACAGGCGACATCTTCTTCATGGAG GTGTGCGACGACTGCATAGTCCTGCGCAGCAACATCGGCACGGTCTACGAGCGCTGGTGGTACGAGAAGCTCATCAACATGACCTACTGCCCCAAGACCAAGGTGTTGTGTCTGTGGAGGCGCAACGGCCAGGAGACGCAGCTCAACAAGTTCTATACCAAAAAG TGTCGTGAACTCTACTACTGTGTCAAAGACAGTATGGAGAGGGCTGCAGCCAGGCAGCAGAGCATCAAACCAG gtCCAGAATTAGGTGGAGAGTTTCCCGTCCAGGACATGAAAACTGGCGAAggtgggctgctgcaggtcacgcTGGAGGGAATCAACCTGAAATTCATGCACAGCCAG gttTTCATAGAGCTGAGTCACATTAAAAAGTGCAATACAGTGAAGGGAGTCTTTGTCCTGGAGGAATTTG TTCCTGAAACTAAAGAAGTGGTGATCCACAAGTACAAGACCCCCATG GCACATCAGATCTGTTACTCCGTCCTTTGCCTTTTCTCCTATGTGGCGGCGGTGAAGGGGAAGGAGGCTGAAGGAAAACCCAAGACCCTGTCGCCGAGACCCCTTCCCAGCTAG